A genomic stretch from Pseudothermotoga sp. includes:
- a CDS encoding heme NO-binding domain-containing protein yields MKGFVVNVWLQTWSKMFGAETVKKLKEKHKIDPEKIYSPLEDVPDELAVEMSKELASSRGMSYDELWYRTGKENLKTFFEHYPEYFKKPTFLSFIAAMDTVHKVLTKRIRGATPPRVLFKLLNDRKAIVRYQSRRNFKKYFLGLMEAASEFFNDPIKYKVISEGTVDGQNYMEIEVEATKSYGRFEKIKTILGLGLGLVRSIFPLYVLFIPVYTFAITYATFNFLPANVFIKSIVTAGGVSVLSFMGALGLKKGFKTVNDAIDDVAKKNLDNPTSIDGVKEFSDLSQSLTKAVDSMKEVLLAISGDVQEISSYSEKVISAVNVMKEQLDTMGSLANEIANTAVQISNDTERISNAVSSNVETITSIISEQNQIINSLNEAVSLIVNSANNVESSADGIVKMSERFAMLVEEGKKLQDQASLITQVAATVSSIAEQTNLLALNAAIEAARSGEAGRGFAVVADEIRKLAEESRSSAAKITEFLASITAGIERLGKAIQAEFTEMKEQSKRLLNSSERNKESSNVISSISQKLNTLIETLNQQASKLNSITSSIQNLLAISEESSATAEEISSSIQNFFAQLKIVLESVNESVKLLSVIKENFEDLKL; encoded by the coding sequence GTGAAGGGCTTTGTGGTGAACGTGTGGCTCCAAACTTGGAGTAAGATGTTCGGCGCCGAAACGGTGAAGAAACTCAAAGAAAAGCACAAGATAGATCCTGAAAAGATCTACAGTCCACTCGAAGATGTGCCAGACGAGCTAGCAGTGGAGATGTCTAAAGAACTGGCCTCGTCTAGGGGAATGAGCTACGACGAATTGTGGTACAGAACGGGTAAAGAGAATTTAAAAACGTTCTTTGAACATTATCCAGAATATTTTAAAAAGCCAACTTTCCTTTCGTTCATAGCAGCCATGGACACAGTGCATAAAGTGTTGACCAAGAGGATCAGGGGTGCCACACCTCCGAGGGTGCTGTTCAAATTGCTGAACGACAGGAAAGCCATCGTTAGGTATCAATCCAGAAGGAATTTCAAAAAGTATTTTCTTGGCCTCATGGAAGCGGCTTCCGAGTTCTTCAACGATCCGATAAAGTACAAGGTGATTTCGGAAGGCACCGTCGATGGACAAAATTACATGGAGATAGAAGTTGAGGCGACGAAAAGCTATGGAAGATTCGAAAAGATCAAAACCATCCTCGGTCTCGGACTGGGATTGGTCAGATCGATCTTCCCATTGTATGTTCTGTTCATTCCGGTGTACACTTTCGCGATCACGTACGCCACGTTCAACTTCTTACCTGCGAACGTTTTCATCAAATCCATCGTGACGGCCGGCGGAGTTTCCGTCCTGTCTTTCATGGGTGCACTCGGTCTCAAGAAGGGTTTCAAAACCGTGAACGACGCGATCGACGATGTGGCGAAGAAAAATCTGGACAATCCAACCTCGATAGACGGTGTGAAGGAATTTTCGGATCTGTCCCAGTCGCTCACGAAAGCTGTGGATAGTATGAAAGAGGTGCTTTTGGCCATATCTGGGGACGTTCAAGAAATAAGTTCTTACTCTGAGAAAGTCATAAGCGCGGTCAACGTCATGAAAGAACAGCTCGATACGATGGGTTCTTTAGCAAACGAGATCGCCAACACCGCCGTTCAGATAAGCAACGATACGGAAAGAATATCCAACGCTGTGAGTTCGAACGTCGAAACGATCACTTCGATCATTTCTGAACAGAACCAAATCATCAACTCGCTAAACGAAGCTGTTTCTCTCATAGTCAACTCCGCCAACAACGTTGAGAGTTCGGCCGATGGTATCGTTAAGATGAGTGAAAGGTTCGCCATGCTGGTCGAAGAGGGTAAAAAGCTTCAAGATCAAGCCAGCCTCATCACGCAAGTCGCAGCCACCGTTTCGAGCATAGCTGAACAGACGAACTTGCTCGCTTTGAACGCTGCGATAGAGGCGGCAAGGAGTGGGGAAGCGGGCAGAGGATTCGCAGTGGTGGCGGACGAAATAAGAAAGCTGGCCGAAGAAAGCAGATCTTCAGCCGCAAAGATCACTGAGTTTCTCGCTTCGATAACTGCAGGCATAGAGAGACTGGGGAAGGCGATCCAAGCGGAATTCACAGAAATGAAGGAACAATCGAAAAGACTTCTGAACAGCTCAGAGAGAAACAAAGAATCCAGCAACGTGATTTCATCCATCAGTCAGAAGCTCAACACGCTCATAGAGACATTGAACCAACAGGCGAGCAAACTGAACAGCATAACCAGTAGCATACAGAACTTACTCGCCATATCCGAAGAAAGTTCAGCCACGGCCGAAGAGATCAGCTCTTCCATACAGAATTTCTTCGCACAGTTGAAGATCGTTCTAGAAAGCGTCAACGAGAGCGTCAAATTGCTTTCCGTCATAAAGGAGAATTTTGAAGATTTGAAACTGTAG
- a CDS encoding HD domain-containing protein has translation MDLTLKIPLESFVRLYSQMNHLEYRNFVKHSLQVAKMTKHMVELLKLDTDLECAYLAGLLHDIGLALKASIENYELFVDMFRRVPDLEKIVLTFDKHDQHAVLSYMIARYAKPLCPYCAKSILYHHTPYQEIREDKTIVIFSNVLKMADTISLIVLRNEDEELTLELFQRIIDSILKNTTVLDDVKKAAFHMVQDYKILCELLDDEPRFSSQRIIDSLEFEHLARILASLLDMRSPYTRNHTFLAARFAKAVAKELLAEEDSNFINLAMLLHDLGKLKTPLSVLHKPARLNEKELYIMKMHVVDTYRMLENAGLINFAKVSASHHERLDGSGYPMGLKSEKISIYQRIVQVCDVFSALIEHRPYREAMNVEQALEVVSKEVEEGKLDKTVYEKLRELVKNESFPERGIFQNVLESILNVSYEEIKEKIKVSPFEEG, from the coding sequence TTGGATTTAACTTTAAAAATACCTTTGGAATCGTTCGTTCGACTCTACTCTCAGATGAACCATCTTGAATACAGGAATTTCGTCAAGCACAGTCTTCAAGTCGCCAAGATGACAAAGCACATGGTTGAGTTGCTGAAGCTCGATACGGATTTGGAATGTGCTTATCTTGCAGGTTTGCTCCATGATATTGGCTTAGCTTTGAAAGCTTCCATAGAAAACTATGAACTTTTCGTGGACATGTTCAGAAGGGTGCCGGATCTTGAAAAGATCGTCCTAACGTTCGACAAACACGATCAACACGCTGTTCTTTCCTACATGATAGCTAGATACGCAAAACCTTTGTGTCCTTATTGTGCAAAATCCATACTCTATCACCATACACCATATCAAGAAATAAGGGAGGATAAAACGATCGTAATATTCTCCAACGTGTTGAAGATGGCGGACACGATATCGTTGATCGTTCTGAGAAACGAAGATGAAGAACTCACATTGGAACTTTTTCAGAGAATAATCGATTCGATCTTGAAAAACACGACCGTTCTGGATGATGTGAAAAAGGCTGCATTCCATATGGTTCAAGATTACAAAATTCTGTGCGAATTGCTCGACGATGAGCCAAGATTTTCATCCCAAAGGATCATAGACAGTTTGGAGTTCGAACATTTAGCCAGGATCTTAGCCTCTTTGTTGGATATGAGAAGTCCTTACACGAGAAACCACACTTTCCTTGCAGCGAGGTTCGCGAAAGCTGTGGCTAAGGAACTTTTAGCGGAAGAAGACAGTAATTTCATCAATTTGGCCATGTTGCTCCACGATCTTGGAAAGTTGAAAACACCTCTGAGTGTTCTGCACAAACCAGCTCGATTGAACGAAAAAGAGCTGTACATCATGAAGATGCACGTTGTGGATACTTACAGAATGTTGGAGAACGCTGGATTGATCAACTTTGCGAAGGTTTCGGCGTCGCACCATGAAAGGTTGGACGGTTCAGGCTATCCGATGGGTCTGAAGTCCGAAAAAATCTCCATCTATCAACGCATCGTGCAGGTGTGTGACGTTTTTTCAGCCTTGATCGAGCATAGACCGTACAGAGAGGCCATGAACGTTGAACAAGCACTCGAAGTTGTATCCAAAGAGGTCGAAGAGGGGAAATTGGATAAAACGGTGTATGAAAAACTCCGAGAGTTGGTGAAGAACGAATCTTTCCCTGAGAGAGGCATCTTTCAGAACGTTCTTGAATCGATTTTGAATGTGAGCTATGAGGAAATCAAGGAAAAAATCAAAGTCTCACCGTTCGAGGAGGGATAA